A single Klebsiella variicola DNA region contains:
- the apaG gene encoding Co2+/Mg2+ efflux protein ApaG → MINSPRVCVQVQSVYIESQSSPEEERYVFAYTVTIRNLGRSQVQLLGRYWLITNGHGRETEVQGEGVVGEQPHIPAGGEYQYTSGAVIETPLGTMQGHYEMIDIDGAPFRIEIPVFRLAVPTLIH, encoded by the coding sequence ATGATTAATTCGCCTCGTGTTTGCGTTCAGGTGCAAAGCGTCTATATCGAATCGCAGTCTTCTCCGGAAGAAGAGCGTTACGTCTTCGCTTATACCGTCACCATTCGCAATCTGGGGCGGAGTCAGGTTCAGCTGCTTGGCCGCTACTGGCTCATCACTAACGGCCACGGTCGTGAGACTGAAGTTCAGGGTGAAGGGGTGGTCGGCGAGCAACCGCATATTCCCGCAGGCGGTGAATATCAATATACCAGCGGCGCAGTCATCGAAACGCCGCTGGGAACCATGCAGGGTCATTATGAGATGATCGATATCGACGGCGCGCCGTTCCGTATCGAGATCCCTGTGTTCCGTCTCGCAGTTCCAACGCTCATTCATTAA
- the apaH gene encoding bis(5'-nucleosyl)-tetraphosphatase (symmetrical) ApaH — MSTYLIGDVHGCYDELIALLAQVEFDPSTDTLWLTGDLVARGPGSLEVLRYVKSLGDSVRLVLGNHDLHLLAVFAGISRNKPKDRLKSLLEAPDADELLNWLRRQPLLQVDEEKKLVMAHAGITPQWDLETAQQCARDVEAVLSSDSYPFFLDAMYGDMPNHWSNELSGLARLRFISNAFTRMRYCFPNGQLDMYSKEAPEDAPAPLKPWFAIPGPVSNAYSIAFGHWASLEGRGTPEGIYALDTGCCWGGELTCLRWEDKQYFTQPSNRQKSLDEGEAVAS, encoded by the coding sequence ATGTCAACATACCTTATTGGCGACGTTCACGGTTGCTACGATGAACTGATCGCATTATTAGCGCAGGTTGAATTCGACCCGAGCACCGATACGCTATGGCTGACCGGCGATCTGGTGGCCCGTGGCCCGGGGTCGCTGGAGGTCCTGCGCTATGTCAAATCTCTGGGCGACAGTGTGCGACTGGTGCTGGGCAACCATGATCTCCACCTGCTGGCCGTCTTCGCCGGTATCAGCCGTAACAAGCCGAAGGATCGTCTGAAATCCCTGCTGGAAGCCCCGGATGCCGACGAGCTGCTCAACTGGTTGCGTCGCCAGCCGCTGCTGCAGGTGGATGAAGAGAAAAAGCTGGTGATGGCCCACGCGGGCATCACGCCGCAGTGGGATCTGGAGACCGCCCAGCAGTGCGCGCGCGATGTAGAAGCGGTGCTCTCCAGCGACTCCTACCCTTTCTTCCTCGATGCCATGTATGGCGATATGCCGAATCACTGGAGCAACGAGCTGAGCGGTCTGGCGCGCCTGCGCTTTATCTCTAATGCTTTTACCCGCATGCGCTACTGCTTCCCCAACGGCCAGCTGGATATGTATTCGAAAGAGGCGCCCGAGGACGCCCCGGCGCCGCTGAAGCCGTGGTTTGCCATTCCTGGCCCGGTCAGCAATGCCTACAGCATTGCCTTTGGCCACTGGGCTTCACTGGAGGGACGCGGTACGCCGGAGGGGATTTACGCCCTGGATACGGGCTGCTGCTGGGGCGGGGAACTCACCTGCCTGCGCTGGGAAGATAAGCAGTACTTCACCCAGCCGTCGAACCGCCAGAAAAGCCTCGACGAAGGCGAAGCCGTCGCGTCCTGA
- the folA gene encoding type 3 dihydrofolate reductase, translating into MISLIAALAVDRVIGMENAMPWNLPADLAWFKRNTLNKPVVMGRLTWESIGRPLPGRKNIVISSKPGSDDRVQWVSSVEEAIAACGDVEEIMVIGGGRVYEQFLPKAHKLYLTHIDAEVEGDTHFPDYDPDEWESVFSEFHDADAQNSHSYCFEILERR; encoded by the coding sequence ATGATCAGTCTGATTGCGGCGTTAGCGGTAGATCGCGTCATTGGTATGGAAAACGCCATGCCATGGAACCTGCCTGCCGATCTCGCCTGGTTCAAACGCAACACGTTAAATAAGCCGGTGGTGATGGGGCGTCTGACCTGGGAATCCATTGGGCGCCCGTTGCCGGGGCGTAAAAATATCGTGATCAGCAGCAAACCCGGCAGCGACGATCGCGTGCAGTGGGTCTCCTCAGTGGAGGAAGCGATTGCTGCCTGCGGCGATGTGGAAGAGATTATGGTGATTGGCGGCGGCCGCGTTTATGAGCAGTTCCTGCCGAAAGCGCATAAGCTCTATCTGACGCACATTGATGCGGAAGTGGAAGGCGATACCCATTTCCCGGATTACGACCCGGACGAGTGGGAGTCGGTGTTCAGCGAGTTTCATGACGCTGACGCGCAGAACTCCCACAGCTACTGCTTTGAGATCCTCGAACGCCGTTAA